One segment of Pyricularia oryzae 70-15 chromosome 3, whole genome shotgun sequence DNA contains the following:
- a CDS encoding GPI-anchored cell wall beta-1,3-endoglucanase EglC, producing MRFLSILVVLATAQLATCQQYHTGFNYGSTFTTGAAKTQADFAKEFRSAASLSGAPQGFTSARLYTNIQDGTPNDPISAIPAAIETKTSLLLGLWASAGAPAFANELESLRKSISTYGDRLKGVVLGISVGSEDLYRNSPTGKANKENAGADPGTIVDYIAQTRAVIKGTVLDGVPIGHVDTWTEWVNVGRNQAVINAVDWLGFDGYPYFETTAAQGNSIDQNKALFDSSLQSTRNVAAGKAVWITETGFPVSGKTSGSALPSVENARKYWQQVGCAIVGSMNVYWYTLQDAAPNTPNPSFGILDSSGKQLYDLSCNKAADTARSSGSSPGTESPGASDAVEPPLNPDSRISLGATGQQANVFSIQTQTSVAGIGEASPSSAASDGDSSIGFTIQTETSITNTATPEPTSAITSGSTASPVSSSRDPTATQTQSETGVPGLGAAVNAGSFAAAFAAILGAVFYL from the exons ATGCGTTTCCTTTCGATCCTAGTGGTTTTGGCCACGGCACAGCTGGCGACATGTCAACAATATCACACGGGATTTAACTACGGCAGCACCTTCACAACTGGAGCTGCAAAAACGCAAGCAGACTTCGCAAAGGAGTTCAGGAGTGCTGCCAGCTTATCGGGAGCCCCACAAGGCTTT ACAAGTGCTCGCTTGTATACCAATATCCAAGATGGCACGCCCAATGACCCTATATCTGCGATTCCTGCAGCCATTGAGACAAAGACGTCGCTGCTACTGGGACTATGGGCGTCGGCTGGTGCcccagcattcgcaaacgaATTGGAGTCACTGAGGAAATCTATTAGCACTTATGGTGATCGGCTCAAAGGAGTTGTTTTGGGAATTTCGGTAGGCTCCGAGGACCTGTATCGGAATTCCCCGACTGGTAAAGCCAACAAAGAGAATGCCGGGGCCGACCCCGGAACTATCGTCGATTATATCGCGCAGACCCGCGCTGTCATCAAAGGCACTGTTCTTGACGGAGTTCCC ATCGGTCATGTTGATACCTGGACAGAGTGGGTCAACGTGGGCAGAAATCAGGCCGTCATCAACGCTGTCGACTGGCTCGGATTTGACGGATATCCTTATTTCGAAACAACCGCAGCTCAAGGCAACTCCATCGATCAGAACAAAGCCCTCTTTGACAGCTCGCTTCAGTCAACAAGGAATGTTGCGGCCGGTAAAGCCGTTTGGATTACCGAGACCGGCTTCCCTGTTAGTGGAAAGACGAGCGGTAGCGCCCTACCTAGCGTCGAGAACGCCAGGAAGTACTGGCAACAGGTCGGCTGCGCTATTGTTGGCAGCATGAACGTGTATTGGTACACTTTGCAGGATGCAGCTCCCAATACCCCGAATCCATCTTTTGGCATTCTCGACTCAAGCGGCAAGCAACTATACGACCTGTCCTGCAACAAGGCTGCTGATACAGCACGCTCATCTGGCTCCTCGCCAGGGACTGAGTCTCCAGGGGCTTCTGACGCTGTGGAACCACCTTTGAATCCAGACAGCAGAATATCACTGGGAGCCACCGGCCAACAAGCAAACGTCTTCTCAATCCAAACTCAGACGTCGGTAGCTGGCATAGGTGAAGCTTCTCCATCAAGTGCTGCCAGTGATGGCGATTCCTCTATCGGGTTTACAATCCAGACAGAGACATCCATTACCAACACTGCTACTCCTGAGCCAACATCTGCCATTACGTCAGGGTCGACCGCATCTCCTGTCTCTTCCAGCCGCGACCCCACCGCTACGCAGACACAGTCAGAGACTGGTGTGCCCGGTCTTGGTGCTGCCGTCAACGCAGGCTCCTTTGCAGCTGCTTTTGCTGCAATTCTAGGTGCCGTATTCTATTTATGA